A stretch of Bordetella genomosp. 13 DNA encodes these proteins:
- the recQ gene encoding DNA helicase RecQ, which produces MSDARALGVLQRVFGYESFRGDQQAIVQHVIDGGDALVLMPTGGGKSLCYQVPALVREGTGVVVSPLIALMQDQVDALTELGVRAAFLNSTQEWRVAREVEQAFLAGELDLLYVAPERLMTERCLELLDRGRIALFAIDEAHCVSQWGHDFRPEYLELSMLHERWPDVPRIALTATATAVTRTEIAQRLALDDARHFVASFDRPNIRYRIVEKNDVRRQLLELIRTEHAGDSGVVYCLSRARVEETADYLCSQGINALPYHAGLGAAVRASNQSRFLREDGIVMVATIAFGMGIDKPDVRFVAHIDLPKSVEGYYQETGRAGRDGLPASAWLAYGLQDVVQQRRMIDESPGDEIYRRRLGQQLDAMLGLCETVECRRVRLLNYFGQTISACGNCDVCLDPPQAWDGTVAAQKVLSAVYRLQQRGQRYGAGHIIDILRGKSTDRTRQHDHESLSVFGIGADLSEQAWRGVLRQLLAQGLLMVDHEGYGTLALTEDSRAVLKGERQLMLRREPEKKERSRGTQRARAEAVELPAEAKPLFDALRAWRGEVAKNHGVPAYVIFHDATLREIAQARPSTMDELGHISGVGARKLEAYGEDILRHVADR; this is translated from the coding sequence ATGTCTGACGCGCGCGCCCTGGGGGTGCTCCAGCGCGTATTCGGCTACGAATCCTTCCGCGGCGACCAGCAGGCCATCGTCCAGCACGTCATCGACGGCGGCGATGCCCTGGTGCTGATGCCCACCGGCGGCGGCAAGTCGCTGTGCTACCAGGTCCCGGCCCTGGTGCGCGAGGGCACCGGCGTCGTGGTCTCGCCCCTCATCGCCCTCATGCAGGATCAGGTCGATGCGCTGACCGAGCTGGGCGTGCGCGCGGCTTTCCTCAACTCCACGCAAGAGTGGCGCGTGGCCCGCGAGGTCGAACAGGCCTTCCTGGCGGGCGAACTCGACCTGCTGTATGTGGCGCCCGAGCGCCTGATGACGGAGCGCTGCCTCGAGCTGCTGGATCGCGGCCGCATCGCGCTGTTCGCCATCGACGAGGCGCACTGCGTATCGCAATGGGGACACGATTTCCGGCCCGAGTACCTCGAGCTGTCCATGCTGCACGAGCGCTGGCCCGACGTGCCGCGCATCGCACTGACGGCCACCGCCACGGCCGTCACGCGCACCGAGATCGCGCAGCGCCTGGCGCTGGACGATGCGCGCCATTTCGTTGCCAGCTTCGACCGGCCCAACATCCGCTACCGCATCGTCGAGAAGAACGACGTGCGCCGCCAGCTGCTGGAACTGATCCGCACCGAGCACGCGGGCGATTCGGGCGTGGTGTACTGCCTGTCGCGCGCCCGCGTCGAGGAAACCGCCGACTACCTGTGCAGCCAGGGCATCAACGCGCTGCCTTATCACGCCGGACTGGGCGCCGCGGTGCGCGCGTCCAACCAGTCGCGCTTCCTGCGCGAGGACGGCATCGTCATGGTGGCCACCATTGCGTTCGGCATGGGCATCGACAAGCCGGACGTGCGCTTCGTCGCGCACATCGACCTGCCCAAGTCGGTGGAAGGCTACTACCAGGAAACCGGCCGCGCGGGCCGCGACGGGCTGCCCGCTTCGGCCTGGCTGGCGTATGGCTTGCAGGACGTGGTGCAGCAACGCCGCATGATCGACGAGTCGCCGGGCGACGAGATCTATCGCCGTCGCCTGGGGCAGCAGCTGGACGCGATGCTGGGGCTGTGCGAGACGGTGGAATGCCGGCGCGTGCGCCTGCTCAACTACTTCGGCCAGACCATCTCGGCCTGCGGCAATTGCGACGTCTGCCTGGACCCGCCGCAGGCATGGGACGGCACGGTGGCGGCGCAGAAGGTGCTGTCGGCGGTGTATCGGCTGCAGCAGCGCGGCCAGCGCTACGGGGCGGGGCACATCATCGACATCCTGCGCGGCAAGAGCACCGATCGCACGCGCCAGCACGATCACGAGTCGCTCAGCGTGTTCGGGATCGGGGCGGATCTGTCGGAACAGGCATGGCGCGGGGTGCTGCGCCAATTGCTGGCGCAGGGCCTGCTGATGGTGGACCACGAAGGCTACGGAACCCTGGCATTGACCGAGGACAGCCGCGCGGTGCTGAAGGGAGAGCGGCAACTGATGCTGCGCCGCGAACCCGAGAAGAAAGAACGTTCGCGCGGCACGCAGCGGGCGCGGGCGGAGGCGGTGGAGCTGCCTGCCGAAGCCAAGCCGCTGTTCGATGCATTGCGGGCGTGGCGCGGCGAAGTCGCCAAGAACCACGGCGTGCCGGCGTATGTGATCTTCCACGACGCGACGTTGCGGGAGATCGCGCAGGCGCGGCCTTCAACGATGGACGAGCTGGGGCATATCAGCGGCGTGGGGGCGCGCAAGCTCGAGGCTTATGGCGAGGATATCTTGCGGCATGTGGCGGATCGGTGA
- a CDS encoding response regulator, protein MDQPHTKLLVVDDDPALRQLLADYLNRHGYDTLLAPDANDLAARITRYAPDLLVLDRMLPGGDGADACRRLREQGEDLPVILLTARDEAVDRIIGLEAGADDYLGKPFDPRELLARIEAVLRRKRGPSALTKDSPVSFGPFVFDPATRQLLRDGTAVKLTGGEINLLEALVRNAGKPLSRERLLSLARDDDGGERNDRAIDIAVLRLRRAIEEDPKQPRWIQTVWGIGYRFSP, encoded by the coding sequence ATGGATCAACCCCACACCAAGCTGCTGGTCGTCGACGACGATCCCGCGCTGCGGCAATTGCTGGCCGATTACCTGAATCGGCACGGCTACGACACCCTGCTGGCGCCCGACGCCAACGACCTGGCCGCGCGAATCACCCGCTACGCGCCGGACCTGCTGGTGCTGGACCGCATGCTGCCCGGCGGCGACGGCGCCGATGCCTGCCGCCGCCTGCGTGAACAGGGCGAAGACCTGCCCGTCATCCTGCTTACCGCGCGCGACGAGGCCGTCGACCGCATCATCGGCCTGGAGGCCGGCGCGGACGACTACCTCGGCAAGCCGTTCGATCCTCGCGAACTGCTGGCCCGCATCGAGGCGGTGCTGCGACGCAAGCGCGGCCCCTCGGCGCTTACCAAAGACTCGCCCGTCTCGTTCGGCCCGTTCGTGTTCGACCCGGCCACGCGCCAGCTGCTGCGCGACGGCACCGCGGTCAAGCTGACGGGCGGCGAGATCAATCTGCTCGAGGCCCTGGTGCGCAACGCGGGCAAGCCGCTGTCGCGCGAACGCCTGCTGTCGCTGGCGCGCGACGACGACGGCGGCGAGCGCAATGACCGGGCGATCGACATCGCCGTCCTGCGGCTGCGCCGCGCCATCGAAGAAGACCCCAAGCAGCCACGCTGGATCCAGACCGTCTGGGGCATCGGCTACCGGTTCTCTCCCTGA
- a CDS encoding sensor histidine kinase produces the protein MLLPRSLRTRLILLVLGAVLLAQAATLTTASYFRDRFIETVGIDYLTTTIRTLRAALSQVPAEDRPDFVRVASQNQWRLWSRVLPAEARLQRREHLPPRRDRPPETDDVRRDLRGLVRELNERLNDGTRVALSRGPDPELYISLAPNPATEDAPLLREWLVIPLDRLDPPVATPLVAIWLAGLGVVLLLAAGFSWHITRPITRLADAADRLAAGQPQRVEPSGPHETRVLGERFNAMLDALAESDSVRRTMLSGLPHDLKGPLSRMWLRIELTDDPALKEGLRKDLQDMQHMVDQFIGFVRGTDPAAYHYSPLALPEWLAERVAGWQGAGTDVRLHQADDNGIVINGDAVALGRLLDNLIGNALHHGEPPIDVALRREGQTVIVEVADHGPGIAADRRQEALRPFARLDDARTRTGNVGLGLAVAEAIARAHGGTLELRQAQSGGLLVHIELPLAA, from the coding sequence ATGCTGCTGCCGCGCTCGCTGCGCACGCGCCTGATCCTGCTGGTGCTGGGCGCCGTGCTGCTGGCCCAGGCGGCCACGCTGACCACGGCCTCGTACTTCCGCGACAGGTTCATCGAGACGGTCGGCATCGACTATCTCACCACCACCATCCGCACATTGCGCGCGGCGCTGTCGCAGGTGCCGGCCGAGGACCGGCCGGACTTCGTGCGCGTGGCCTCGCAGAACCAGTGGCGGCTGTGGTCGCGCGTGCTGCCGGCCGAGGCGCGGCTGCAGCGCCGCGAGCACCTGCCGCCGCGACGCGACCGCCCTCCCGAGACCGACGACGTACGCCGCGACCTGCGCGGGCTGGTGCGCGAACTGAACGAGCGCCTGAACGACGGCACGCGTGTGGCGCTGTCGCGCGGTCCCGATCCCGAGCTGTACATATCGCTGGCGCCCAATCCCGCCACCGAGGACGCCCCGCTGCTGCGCGAATGGCTGGTGATTCCGCTGGATCGCCTGGACCCGCCGGTGGCCACGCCGCTGGTGGCGATATGGCTGGCCGGCCTGGGCGTGGTGCTGCTGCTGGCCGCGGGCTTCTCGTGGCACATCACGCGTCCCATCACGCGCCTGGCCGATGCCGCCGACCGGCTGGCGGCCGGCCAGCCTCAGCGGGTCGAACCCTCCGGCCCGCACGAGACGCGCGTACTGGGTGAACGATTCAACGCCATGCTCGACGCGCTGGCCGAATCGGACTCGGTGCGGCGCACGATGCTGTCCGGCCTGCCGCACGACCTGAAGGGCCCACTGTCGCGCATGTGGCTGCGCATCGAGCTGACGGACGACCCGGCGCTGAAGGAGGGCCTGCGCAAAGACCTGCAGGACATGCAGCACATGGTCGACCAGTTCATCGGCTTCGTCCGCGGCACCGATCCCGCGGCCTATCACTACTCGCCGCTGGCGCTGCCCGAATGGCTGGCCGAGCGCGTGGCGGGCTGGCAGGGCGCGGGCACCGACGTCAGGCTGCACCAGGCCGACGACAACGGCATCGTCATCAACGGCGATGCCGTCGCGCTGGGCCGGCTGCTGGACAACCTGATCGGCAACGCATTGCACCATGGGGAACCGCCCATCGACGTGGCGCTGCGGCGCGAGGGCCAGACCGTCATTGTGGAAGTGGCCGACCACGGCCCGGGCATCGCGGCGGATCGGCGCCAGGAAGCGCTGCGCCCCTTCGCCCGCCTGGATGACGCGCGCACGCGCACGGGCAACGTGGGCCTGGGCCTGGCGGTGGCCGAGGCCATCGCGCGCGCGCACGGCGGCACGCTGGAACTGCGCCAGGCGCAGTCGGGCGGCCTGCTGGTGCACATCGAACTGCCGCTGGCGGCGTGA
- a CDS encoding cytochrome d ubiquinol oxidase subunit II has translation MIDMLAASLGLTPGDPAFWMPLAFMALLLLLIVAGIVLDGFDVGVGVLLQLAPSETRGRMMGLLSPWRDANEFWPLLGIGLFCAAFPFAWGTVFGKLYGPLACMGVGMMLRSVAFEFRIRARTEHKPRWILAFWLGSVLTAVGQGAVLGRVATGYQSDAGYGWFSLFTGACGIAAYALLGACWLVMRVDGDLQRRAVAWARHATRWTSVGMVAVAVALGLANSGVFYRWSDDAHLGLAVAVWVAMLLCFVGIEMLLARLPGKADRFSWLPFALCVLLYVLMLAGLTYSFFPYLILDDMTIWDGSGAVASMRLVMAGAVIGVPVVLVFNVLAYRSVFGRERRAANLALPPP, from the coding sequence ATGATCGACATGCTCGCCGCCTCGCTGGGCCTGACGCCCGGCGATCCCGCCTTCTGGATGCCGCTGGCCTTCATGGCGCTGCTGCTGTTGCTCATCGTGGCCGGCATCGTGCTCGACGGTTTCGACGTCGGCGTGGGCGTGCTGCTGCAGCTGGCGCCTTCCGAGACGCGCGGCCGCATGATGGGCCTGCTGAGCCCGTGGCGCGATGCCAACGAGTTCTGGCCGCTGCTGGGCATCGGCCTGTTCTGTGCTGCCTTTCCGTTCGCCTGGGGCACGGTGTTCGGCAAACTGTACGGGCCGCTGGCCTGCATGGGCGTGGGCATGATGCTGCGCAGCGTGGCCTTCGAATTCCGCATCCGCGCCCGCACCGAGCACAAGCCGCGCTGGATTCTGGCGTTCTGGCTGGGCTCGGTGTTGACCGCCGTGGGGCAGGGCGCCGTGCTGGGCCGCGTGGCCACCGGTTATCAAAGCGACGCGGGCTATGGCTGGTTCTCGCTGTTCACCGGCGCGTGCGGCATCGCGGCCTATGCGCTGCTGGGCGCGTGCTGGCTGGTGATGCGGGTCGACGGCGACCTGCAGCGCCGCGCGGTGGCCTGGGCCCGCCATGCCACGCGCTGGACCTCCGTCGGCATGGTGGCCGTGGCCGTGGCGCTGGGCCTTGCCAACTCGGGCGTGTTCTACCGCTGGAGCGATGACGCGCATCTGGGCCTGGCGGTGGCCGTGTGGGTCGCGATGCTGTTGTGCTTCGTCGGCATCGAGATGCTGCTGGCGCGCCTGCCCGGCAAGGCCGACCGCTTCAGCTGGCTGCCCTTCGCGCTGTGCGTGCTGTTGTACGTGCTGATGCTGGCGGGGCTGACCTACAGCTTCTTCCCCTACCTGATCCTGGACGACATGACGATCTGGGACGGCTCGGGCGCGGTGGCCTCGATGCGCCTGGTGATGGCGGGCGCCGTGATCGGCGTGCCGGTGGTGCTGGTCTTCAACGTGCTGGCCTACCGTTCGGTGTTCGGCCGCGAGCGCCGGGCTGCGAATCTCGCGCTGCCGCCGCCCTGA
- a CDS encoding cytochrome ubiquinol oxidase subunit I — protein sequence MDIPPLLLARAHFLASFSFLALFMAVALALAWMLLLFKIRARLTGQPGWTAAYRFWVRIFALCFVLALASALPVLVQLGSLWGGLMDKIGNVAGPLIGYGVLSVFVLKSCFLGVMLFGQRRVSDAAHTLAVLMVAVGQLLTVGWLVALHSWMQTPDGAALVDGRYQVYDWQAVVFNPSFGWSMALTVLGAALAAAFLIMGVTALQTLRRPPGEGERNAFKAAAVVGAIAALLQAPAAIGMADVVALHQPAKAAALAGYWHSGDVPQFTVFGWPDVSSQSNLYSWSLRTGGRLLGRDAQGHFLGLDKFAGMRPPVALVFWSARAAVLLGLAMLAAACLTLMLGWRRNLDPSALPAWWLRALTGMTFFGGVAAIAGWWVSLLGLLPYAVNRSVTQSEILGPAAQSTLTYGLAGYLLLYLLLGLAFVGMLLHAARYGVVPVRKAVGGGT from the coding sequence ATGGATATCCCCCCGCTATTGCTGGCGCGCGCGCACTTCCTGGCCAGCTTCAGTTTCCTGGCGCTGTTCATGGCCGTGGCGTTGGCGCTGGCCTGGATGCTGCTGTTGTTCAAAATACGGGCCCGGCTTACCGGCCAGCCCGGCTGGACCGCTGCCTATCGCTTCTGGGTGCGCATCTTCGCGCTGTGTTTCGTCCTGGCGCTGGCCTCGGCGCTGCCCGTGCTGGTGCAGCTGGGCAGCCTGTGGGGCGGCCTGATGGACAAGATCGGCAACGTCGCGGGGCCGCTGATCGGGTACGGCGTGCTGTCGGTCTTCGTGCTGAAGTCGTGCTTCCTGGGCGTCATGCTGTTCGGCCAGCGGCGCGTTTCCGATGCCGCGCATACGCTGGCGGTGCTGATGGTCGCGGTGGGACAGCTGCTGACCGTGGGCTGGCTGGTGGCGCTGCATTCGTGGATGCAGACGCCCGACGGGGCGGCCTTGGTCGACGGCCGCTATCAGGTCTACGACTGGCAGGCGGTGGTCTTCAACCCCTCGTTCGGATGGAGCATGGCGCTGACCGTGCTGGGCGCGGCGCTGGCGGCGGCGTTCCTGATCATGGGCGTGACCGCGCTGCAGACGCTGCGCCGTCCGCCCGGCGAGGGCGAGCGCAACGCCTTCAAGGCGGCAGCCGTGGTGGGGGCGATCGCCGCGCTGCTGCAGGCGCCTGCGGCCATTGGCATGGCCGACGTGGTGGCGCTGCATCAGCCGGCCAAGGCCGCGGCGCTGGCCGGATACTGGCACAGCGGCGATGTGCCTCAATTCACGGTGTTCGGCTGGCCCGACGTCTCCAGCCAGAGCAACCTGTACTCCTGGAGCCTGCGTACCGGCGGCCGCCTGCTGGGGCGTGACGCGCAGGGCCATTTCCTGGGCCTGGACAAGTTCGCCGGCATGCGGCCGCCGGTCGCCCTGGTGTTCTGGTCGGCGCGGGCCGCTGTGCTGCTGGGGCTGGCGATGCTGGCGGCCGCGTGCCTGACGCTGATGCTGGGCTGGCGCCGCAATCTCGACCCGTCCGCGCTGCCCGCCTGGTGGCTGCGCGCACTGACGGGCATGACGTTCTTCGGCGGCGTGGCCGCTATCGCCGGCTGGTGGGTCTCGCTGCTGGGCCTGCTGCCGTACGCCGTCAACCGCAGCGTGACGCAGTCCGAGATCCTGGGGCCGGCCGCGCAGTCCACGCTGACCTACGGGCTTGCCGGTTATCTGCTGCTGTACCTGCTGCTGGGCCTGGCCTTCGTCGGCATGCTGCTGCATGCCGCCCGCTATGGCGTGGTGCCGGTCCGCAAGGCCGTGGGGGGCGGCACATGA